A genomic segment from Lignipirellula cremea encodes:
- a CDS encoding vWA domain-containing protein: MSDWALRLLGIDPAEIPAGSERGWRFLAAPESWRLFLFFFIVAAGAGVIYWLYRRENSTCSLTVRRWLAGLRIAVLLLLALVWLEPAITYVRLRERQASIVVLRDASQSMNVRDRYFEDQAAESIAQASGLSTAEIQDRRPSRADLLNDLAAPAYARFLETLQQRGDVIVADFSGQVDEREVRPRIVPSSSHPAGLAAAQTNLAGTGDADKKGNDRKADNSDQQPAPLTADGRSTELAIALQTALARDPLAAIVLFSDGQHTGVDDLGDVAQQARDRGVPVFVVGLGDAKPPRNLKVDKVYARSQAWLREPFEIEAVLSVQGVQADLAAGPSPKETRVQVELIERELPSQGSQPGPGQTVGRQEIALPPGEGRRSFKFTHTPQRTGSFVYTIRAESIPEERLEDDNQADSTRVTVEDERKIRVLLVSGSPSWDYRMVERLLLRENSIDLSCWLQTLDEDRPQAGNTQIDELPRDKASLLAFDVVLLFDPNPDEFDKEWIDLLKNEFCGRHSGGLLYMAGPQYSNQFLQGNRTGGLADLLPVRLAEIRGGELLDMMAAHPQSWPLRAPPAYIDHPVMSISGDERASLAQWGKMPGVYWTYPAQEARPTAQVLLEHSDPSLWRGRTARPLMAAGRYGSANTMYLGFPGTWRWRSAGAGAEYFDTFWVRAVRFLYDSRKHDGKRRGFVQAEKDRYEIGENVRLFAQLQDDQFNDLLLDEASATVTTDGSRLERFTLRPIPDQPGRYQAMIPAMQTGVHTVRIELPDDLAGEDSEGVEEAAGPASEQVETTFTVELPGLETNAVWLNRPLLEEIADVSGGAYYQLDQLQELAAEIPDATEKIAVPGKPLGLWNNWLTLALAAVLLTAEWGVRKWNKLL; the protein is encoded by the coding sequence ATGAGTGACTGGGCGTTGCGACTGCTGGGGATCGACCCCGCGGAGATTCCAGCGGGCTCCGAGCGCGGCTGGCGGTTTCTCGCTGCGCCGGAATCCTGGCGTCTGTTCCTGTTTTTCTTTATCGTCGCCGCCGGCGCGGGGGTTATTTACTGGCTGTATCGTCGTGAGAATAGCACTTGTTCTCTGACGGTCCGGCGCTGGCTGGCGGGGCTGCGCATCGCCGTGCTGCTGTTGCTGGCGCTCGTCTGGCTGGAGCCGGCGATTACCTATGTCCGCTTGCGGGAACGCCAGGCGTCGATCGTCGTGCTGCGCGACGCCTCGCAGTCGATGAATGTTCGCGATCGCTATTTCGAAGACCAGGCAGCGGAGTCCATTGCCCAGGCCAGCGGCCTGTCGACGGCGGAGATCCAGGACCGGCGACCCTCCCGGGCGGACTTGCTGAACGACCTTGCCGCGCCGGCCTATGCTCGATTCCTGGAGACGCTGCAGCAACGGGGCGACGTGATCGTCGCCGACTTCAGCGGCCAGGTCGACGAACGCGAAGTGCGGCCCCGCATCGTTCCCTCGTCATCCCATCCCGCGGGCCTTGCCGCCGCGCAAACGAACCTTGCGGGGACCGGCGACGCGGACAAGAAAGGTAACGATCGAAAGGCTGACAACAGCGACCAGCAGCCGGCGCCTTTGACGGCGGACGGCCGCTCGACCGAACTGGCGATCGCCCTGCAGACGGCGCTTGCCCGGGATCCGCTGGCTGCGATTGTGCTGTTCAGCGACGGCCAGCACACCGGGGTGGACGACCTGGGCGATGTCGCCCAGCAGGCGCGCGACCGCGGCGTGCCGGTCTTCGTCGTTGGACTAGGCGATGCGAAACCGCCGCGCAACCTGAAGGTCGACAAGGTTTACGCCCGCTCCCAGGCCTGGCTGAGGGAACCGTTTGAGATCGAAGCAGTGCTGTCGGTACAGGGCGTTCAGGCAGATCTTGCCGCCGGCCCGTCGCCCAAGGAAACCAGAGTGCAGGTCGAACTGATTGAGCGCGAACTGCCGTCGCAAGGAAGCCAGCCTGGTCCCGGGCAAACGGTCGGCCGACAGGAGATTGCTCTGCCGCCGGGAGAAGGACGCCGTTCTTTCAAGTTCACGCATACGCCGCAACGGACCGGTTCGTTTGTGTATACGATCCGCGCGGAGTCGATCCCCGAGGAACGCCTGGAGGACGATAACCAGGCGGACTCAACGCGGGTGACGGTCGAGGACGAACGGAAGATCCGCGTGCTGCTGGTGTCGGGGTCGCCGTCGTGGGATTACCGGATGGTGGAGCGGTTGCTGCTGCGGGAAAACTCGATCGACCTTTCCTGCTGGCTGCAGACGCTCGACGAGGATCGCCCCCAGGCGGGTAATACGCAGATCGACGAACTGCCCCGCGACAAGGCGTCGCTGCTGGCGTTTGATGTCGTCTTGCTCTTCGATCCGAATCCCGATGAATTTGACAAAGAGTGGATCGACCTGCTCAAGAACGAATTCTGCGGGCGCCACTCGGGCGGCTTGCTGTATATGGCCGGCCCCCAGTACTCCAACCAGTTTCTCCAGGGGAACCGTACCGGCGGGCTGGCGGACCTGCTGCCGGTGCGGCTGGCCGAGATTCGCGGCGGCGAACTGCTCGACATGATGGCGGCCCATCCGCAATCCTGGCCGCTCAGGGCGCCGCCTGCGTACATTGATCATCCGGTGATGAGCATCTCGGGCGATGAGCGGGCGTCCCTGGCCCAATGGGGCAAAATGCCGGGCGTCTACTGGACCTACCCGGCGCAAGAAGCACGGCCCACCGCGCAGGTGCTGCTGGAGCATAGCGATCCTTCCCTCTGGCGAGGCCGCACTGCGCGGCCGCTGATGGCGGCCGGTCGCTACGGTTCTGCTAACACCATGTACCTGGGTTTTCCCGGCACCTGGCGCTGGCGGAGTGCAGGTGCGGGAGCCGAGTACTTTGACACCTTCTGGGTCCGCGCGGTGCGGTTCCTGTACGACAGTCGCAAGCACGACGGCAAGCGCCGGGGGTTCGTTCAGGCCGAGAAGGATCGCTACGAGATTGGCGAGAACGTGCGTCTGTTCGCCCAGCTGCAGGACGACCAGTTCAACGACCTGCTGCTGGACGAAGCGTCGGCCACCGTGACGACCGACGGCTCCCGCCTGGAGCGTTTCACGCTGCGGCCGATTCCCGACCAGCCCGGCCGCTACCAGGCCATGATTCCCGCCATGCAGACGGGCGTGCATACGGTGCGGATCGAGCTGCCTGACGATCTGGCGGGAGAGGATTCCGAGGGTGTGGAGGAAGCCGCAGGCCCCGCATCGGAGCAGGTAGAAACGACGTTCACGGTCGAGCTGCCTGGGCTGGAAACAAACGCGGTGTGGCTGAACCGGCCCTTGCTGGAAGAGATCGCCGATGTGTCGGGCGGGGCTTATTACCAGTTGGACCAGCTGCAGGAACTGGCGGCGGAGATCCCCGACGCCACGGAAAAAATCGCCGTTCCCGGCAAACCGCTGGGACTATGGAACAACTGGCTCACGCTTGCTCTGGCGGCGGTTCTCTTGACCGCGGAATGGGGCGTGCGTAAATGGAACAAGCTGCTTTAG
- a CDS encoding outer membrane protein assembly factor BamB family protein, with product MPKPMSPPHGPQPSSTLLVAWLSIAGALLGAGLLAFRCAPFAFAQEAEVPAEPAPAIAPAELGQRELSLEEQKAQNAIRFAGGAPLKTNPYQDQAMRLADAYAADKHYDFACELWQKVINESGDALISQDGEVYVSIAEQVERTVAGLPPEALRTYRVSADGEALALLAADPTDRERALSEVVRRYFLSSHGDEAAYELGCLALDRYDFVGALRLFERVLHRHPDPTVPQGELQLRLALASGRLGDAESAEKALAEAASAGSGRPSREALAAVRQDVKTAPNPPVMAGAKAWRMPLGSASGVGAMAAVPDSFMASPLTELWGFRFPIHSTAPVMGEVYRGGYGAGSTQSLGKAAPAVRRRRHQSEPEYYVRVVGGRDYIQEVRSNPQTTSTHESLVQRWKANRWRPVDHLLLSDGGVFFKTHNNLLRFSAAGDMREEQSRCPWRNLYDEESAAAPLEESNYGNGWRRPLAPAEVMYFGDQVRASMSILDGVLYSVEGRKWLYSTDDPSPPEDGEEAGKRPRPFGRPSLAERPRTNQLAAYVLATDGSFKWRRSAGDPDAGDRRVGFLAAPTPYGKLLLVPVVDEGSLWLYALSQTDGKTVWKSFLCDQPAEGWWPWNRVAVAVEGRDAYVAAGGGVVFSVDAASGSVRMAVRYPRDFRAGVKSDSPNGFLHLDGCDEDILIAYGRGLIVVASDRDAVFCLDRNSGETLWHTPRSVAHDYPVDYCLGLHQGVLYLGGRNTVRAIDAVHGVELWEQNFQDTYGRGALTENGVYLPQESAIVKLHLTTGAVEGSVPVELSDDEPVGNLFSDGEKLWGVGADRVYALTSLEHRLALVEASVKAGAPHALLERMRLYLEAGKSEAAFADLLAAFQSLLRSSGRDVALKTVLKELSIGSLPAGHPVATLAFLQAAVLDAETATPHTDLSADTRVEILTAMTSAMHALRRQGEPGGAPNLAALLPLLTKPHELSLASRAMVAAATPEDAPLLLQLLQNERVAAVMIEPYGKAAGAEARPLLRKLLQADDEEKQLAAARSLANMGDRDALEPLVQLLASTESSRRVRAQAALQNFTGQKIEFDPFGEAEARADSLAAWRDWVVGPGTEAELHFPLPLVEPLLGRTLVALYGSNLVLEFDAEGNKRWERQLQNPWACEGLPNGHRLIACFAQNLVVEYDEQGDEVWRKEGLPGNPFSVQRLTNGNTLVACSNAELIVEIRRDGTIAWQAQIAGRPMDAHRLDDGTTLVALANAGKVVQLNARGETIRQIADLAGPISVQPLDNGRLLVAQMNSLQVIETDWAGNVAWTREMPSQPYCAQKTPSGTVLMCGDSGAFEIAPDGKTLWNLGRNNVSGLFRY from the coding sequence ATGCCAAAGCCCATGTCGCCCCCGCACGGTCCGCAGCCGTCGTCGACCCTGCTTGTCGCCTGGTTGTCTATTGCCGGTGCGCTGCTGGGCGCCGGCCTGCTCGCGTTTCGCTGCGCCCCTTTCGCCTTCGCACAGGAAGCCGAGGTCCCGGCCGAACCCGCCCCGGCGATTGCCCCGGCCGAACTGGGGCAAAGGGAGTTGTCGCTGGAAGAGCAGAAGGCGCAGAATGCGATTCGTTTTGCCGGCGGAGCCCCGTTGAAGACCAATCCGTACCAGGACCAGGCGATGCGACTGGCTGACGCGTACGCCGCTGACAAACATTACGACTTTGCCTGTGAGTTATGGCAGAAAGTAATCAACGAGTCAGGCGACGCCCTGATCAGCCAGGACGGCGAAGTCTATGTCTCGATCGCCGAGCAGGTGGAACGCACCGTTGCGGGATTGCCGCCGGAAGCCTTGCGGACCTATCGTGTATCCGCCGACGGCGAAGCGCTCGCGTTGCTGGCGGCCGATCCGACCGACCGGGAGCGGGCCCTCAGCGAGGTGGTGCGGCGATACTTCCTCAGTTCGCACGGCGATGAAGCGGCGTACGAACTGGGCTGCCTGGCGCTGGATCGCTACGACTTTGTTGGCGCTTTGCGACTGTTCGAACGGGTGCTGCACCGCCATCCTGACCCGACCGTTCCGCAAGGCGAACTGCAGCTACGTCTGGCGCTGGCCAGTGGACGGTTAGGAGATGCGGAATCGGCCGAGAAGGCGCTGGCTGAAGCGGCTTCGGCGGGGAGCGGACGTCCCTCGCGCGAAGCACTGGCGGCGGTTCGCCAGGATGTCAAAACGGCGCCGAATCCGCCCGTAATGGCCGGAGCGAAAGCGTGGCGGATGCCGCTGGGATCGGCCTCAGGCGTTGGCGCCATGGCGGCGGTTCCAGACAGCTTCATGGCGTCCCCATTGACAGAGCTTTGGGGGTTTCGCTTCCCGATCCATTCGACCGCCCCTGTGATGGGCGAGGTGTACCGCGGGGGCTATGGCGCTGGCTCCACGCAATCGCTGGGCAAAGCCGCGCCGGCCGTTCGTCGCCGCCGACACCAGAGTGAACCCGAATACTATGTACGCGTGGTGGGCGGCAGGGATTATATCCAGGAGGTCCGCAGCAACCCCCAGACGACATCGACGCACGAGAGTCTGGTGCAGCGATGGAAAGCAAACCGCTGGCGACCCGTCGACCATTTGCTGCTGTCCGACGGCGGCGTCTTCTTCAAAACGCACAACAACCTGTTGCGTTTCAGCGCGGCCGGCGACATGCGTGAAGAGCAAAGTCGCTGCCCCTGGCGGAACCTTTATGACGAGGAAAGCGCCGCTGCCCCTCTCGAAGAGTCTAACTACGGCAATGGCTGGCGGCGTCCGTTGGCGCCGGCGGAAGTGATGTACTTTGGCGACCAGGTGCGGGCCAGTATGTCGATCCTCGACGGCGTGCTCTACAGCGTGGAGGGTCGAAAGTGGCTCTACAGCACCGACGACCCCAGCCCGCCCGAGGACGGCGAAGAAGCCGGCAAGCGGCCGCGTCCGTTCGGTCGGCCCAGCCTGGCGGAACGCCCCCGAACCAATCAATTGGCCGCGTATGTCCTGGCCACCGACGGCAGTTTCAAATGGCGTCGCAGCGCTGGCGATCCCGATGCGGGCGATCGTCGAGTCGGCTTCCTGGCGGCCCCCACGCCGTATGGGAAGCTGCTTTTGGTTCCTGTCGTCGATGAAGGATCGCTCTGGTTGTACGCCTTATCGCAAACCGACGGGAAAACCGTCTGGAAGAGCTTCTTGTGCGATCAGCCCGCGGAAGGCTGGTGGCCCTGGAACCGCGTCGCCGTAGCGGTCGAAGGCCGCGACGCGTATGTGGCGGCGGGAGGCGGCGTTGTCTTTTCGGTCGACGCAGCTTCGGGCTCGGTCCGTATGGCGGTGCGCTATCCTCGCGACTTTCGCGCGGGCGTTAAGAGCGATTCGCCGAACGGATTTCTGCACCTGGACGGCTGCGATGAAGACATACTGATCGCTTACGGCCGTGGCCTGATCGTCGTCGCTTCCGATCGCGACGCAGTGTTCTGCCTTGATCGGAATTCGGGCGAAACCCTCTGGCATACGCCGCGGAGCGTCGCGCATGATTATCCCGTCGACTATTGCCTGGGACTGCACCAGGGAGTGCTGTACCTGGGCGGGCGGAATACGGTCCGCGCGATCGACGCTGTGCATGGGGTGGAACTGTGGGAGCAAAACTTCCAGGACACCTATGGACGCGGCGCCCTGACAGAGAACGGCGTTTATTTGCCGCAGGAGAGCGCGATTGTAAAGCTGCACCTGACGACCGGCGCGGTGGAAGGTAGCGTTCCGGTGGAACTGAGCGACGACGAACCGGTGGGCAACCTGTTCAGCGATGGCGAAAAGCTGTGGGGCGTTGGCGCCGATCGGGTTTATGCCCTGACCAGCCTGGAGCATCGCCTGGCCCTGGTGGAAGCCAGCGTGAAAGCGGGTGCTCCGCACGCCTTGCTGGAACGGATGCGGCTGTATCTGGAAGCGGGCAAGTCGGAGGCTGCTTTCGCCGACCTGCTGGCCGCCTTCCAGTCACTGCTTCGGTCCAGTGGACGCGACGTCGCTTTGAAAACGGTGCTCAAGGAACTTAGCATCGGCAGTCTGCCGGCAGGACATCCGGTCGCGACGCTCGCCTTTCTCCAGGCGGCCGTGCTGGACGCCGAGACGGCTACTCCGCACACGGATCTCTCGGCCGATACCCGCGTCGAAATTCTAACCGCCATGACCTCCGCGATGCACGCCCTGCGTCGCCAGGGGGAACCCGGCGGCGCGCCCAATCTGGCGGCCTTGTTGCCGCTGCTCACCAAACCGCACGAACTGAGCCTGGCCAGTCGAGCCATGGTCGCGGCAGCCACGCCTGAGGATGCGCCGCTGCTGCTGCAGTTGCTGCAGAACGAAAGGGTGGCGGCCGTAATGATCGAACCCTACGGGAAAGCAGCCGGCGCCGAGGCCCGGCCGTTACTGCGGAAATTGCTCCAGGCGGACGACGAAGAAAAGCAGCTGGCGGCCGCCCGATCGCTGGCCAACATGGGCGACCGGGACGCGCTGGAACCGCTGGTCCAATTGCTGGCGAGCACCGAGTCCAGTCGCCGGGTGAGGGCCCAGGCCGCGCTACAAAACTTTACGGGTCAAAAGATCGAATTTGATCCCTTCGGCGAAGCGGAAGCACGAGCCGACTCGCTGGCTGCCTGGCGGGACTGGGTCGTAGGTCCCGGGACCGAGGCCGAACTGCACTTCCCTCTGCCGCTGGTCGAGCCGCTGCTGGGACGAACCCTGGTCGCCTTGTATGGTTCCAATCTGGTGCTGGAGTTCGACGCCGAGGGGAACAAACGCTGGGAACGCCAGCTGCAGAATCCCTGGGCCTGTGAGGGCTTGCCGAACGGACATCGGCTGATCGCCTGTTTCGCCCAGAACCTGGTGGTGGAATACGACGAACAGGGAGACGAAGTGTGGCGGAAGGAGGGCCTGCCGGGCAACCCTTTCAGCGTGCAGCGATTGACAAACGGCAACACGCTGGTGGCCTGCTCGAATGCCGAACTGATCGTGGAGATTCGCCGTGACGGAACGATCGCCTGGCAGGCGCAAATCGCCGGCCGCCCGATGGACGCTCACCGCCTTGACGACGGCACCACCCTGGTCGCGCTGGCCAATGCGGGAAAGGTTGTGCAGCTGAATGCACGCGGCGAAACGATCAGGCAGATCGCCGATCTGGCAGGACCGATCTCGGTGCAACCGCTGGATAATGGCCGGCTGCTGGTGGCCCAAATGAACAGCCTGCAGGTGATCGAAACAGACTGGGCGGGAAATGTCGCCTGGACGCGTGAAATGCCGTCGCAACCTTATTGCGCACAGAAGACGCCGTCCGGAACGGTGCTAATGTGCGGCGACAGCGGCGCCTTTGAAATTGCTCCCGACGGCAAGACGCTGTGGAATCTGGGTCGAAATAATGTGAGCGGCCTGTTCCGTTATTAA
- a CDS encoding BatA domain-containing protein: protein MLESIGAWFGGWLLSPWLLGLGAALMASPILIHLLNRRKFRVVDWAAMDFLLEADRRNRRRVQLENLLLLLLRCLAMLLLGLMLARPFSCQFAPGLFEAQRFERIVLFDDSLSMQVVSGNQTTLDRAKEELKSLVRGLADNDSEDSLTVLLASRPSERLLNAAPIQSSDDDLIKLFKAIDEIEASDRAAQLTAGLLEIEELIAGESKNVNRVAYLLSDMRRRDWRLDDPQDDNPPALLKRLADTVSACLVIDVGSADDPAANLAVAAIAPEDTLIGGVATQFQVTVANPSDTEARDVAVELSVGEGLPMVRTIDRIAPGAMATEPFLFKLPLLIDADSTPVRIRASVIAASPAQDRLAADSERFYAGTVVRGVPTLLVDGAPSSIPHRAESYYLQKALEPPGDLLSGVSAEIVTDTQFESMSLDRFQVIFLCNVYRLSEQRCQSLRAWVQAGGGLMILPGDQVDERDFNKHFAEGADPLSPLRLMRLAGDETAAVWSQLQVDAPQHPALKEFGGQNNPLIDSVKIFRWWKTEVAVPSDTAAADAPPVDPQPVAAADDATVAQGAAVVLARVGEEGDVTPAIAEKRFGRGRVAMMAMPADADWSDWASYPSFLIAMQEFTQYLADDAGVRRELAVGETLRQTIDLTRSQRIGTLTLPGGAQASIQAEESAGRPAPAGESPDSQENAADDTPSAARENEADIQAPSVPLWEIVYDAVDQRGYYELRLPQNQGGEQSYLFAANVDPTESDLRRVDLVQLEQQLDHPRIVLLAAGGASQTAVSGKQNEWWRRTLYLLLGVLFAEQGLAWFFGRRR, encoded by the coding sequence ATGTTGGAATCGATCGGCGCCTGGTTTGGCGGTTGGCTGCTCTCTCCCTGGCTACTGGGGTTGGGCGCTGCGCTGATGGCGTCGCCGATATTGATTCACCTGTTGAACCGGCGGAAGTTCCGCGTGGTCGACTGGGCGGCGATGGACTTCCTGCTGGAAGCGGACCGTCGCAACCGTCGCCGGGTGCAGTTGGAGAACCTGCTGCTGTTGCTGCTGCGTTGCCTGGCGATGCTGCTGCTGGGACTGATGCTGGCCCGTCCGTTCAGCTGCCAGTTTGCCCCTGGCCTGTTCGAGGCGCAGCGTTTCGAACGGATCGTGCTGTTCGATGATTCGCTCAGCATGCAGGTGGTTAGCGGCAATCAGACCACGCTCGACAGGGCGAAGGAAGAACTCAAATCGCTCGTCCGCGGCCTGGCTGACAATGATTCTGAAGACAGCCTGACCGTCCTGCTGGCCAGCCGTCCTTCGGAACGCCTGCTGAACGCGGCGCCAATCCAGTCCTCCGATGACGACCTGATCAAGTTGTTCAAAGCGATCGACGAAATCGAAGCCTCCGACCGCGCCGCCCAGCTGACGGCCGGGCTGCTGGAAATCGAAGAGCTGATCGCAGGCGAGTCAAAAAACGTGAACCGGGTGGCCTATCTGCTCAGCGACATGCGCCGCCGCGACTGGCGCCTGGACGACCCGCAGGACGACAATCCGCCCGCCTTGCTGAAACGCCTGGCCGATACGGTCAGCGCTTGCCTGGTGATCGATGTCGGTTCGGCCGATGATCCGGCCGCCAACCTGGCGGTCGCCGCCATTGCGCCGGAGGATACGCTGATCGGCGGCGTGGCGACGCAGTTCCAGGTGACGGTCGCCAATCCGAGCGATACGGAAGCTCGCGATGTGGCGGTTGAACTGTCAGTCGGCGAGGGGCTGCCGATGGTGCGCACCATCGACCGCATCGCCCCCGGCGCCATGGCGACGGAGCCTTTCCTGTTCAAACTGCCCTTGCTGATCGACGCCGATTCGACCCCAGTGCGGATTCGCGCCAGTGTGATCGCCGCGTCGCCGGCGCAGGATCGGCTGGCGGCGGACAGCGAGCGGTTTTATGCCGGCACGGTCGTCCGCGGCGTGCCGACGCTGCTGGTTGACGGGGCGCCTTCCAGCATCCCGCACCGCGCCGAATCGTATTATCTGCAGAAGGCCCTGGAGCCGCCGGGCGATCTGCTTTCCGGCGTGTCGGCGGAGATTGTCACTGACACCCAGTTTGAAAGCATGTCGCTCGACCGCTTCCAGGTGATCTTTCTGTGCAACGTTTATCGCCTGAGCGAGCAGCGCTGCCAGTCCTTGCGGGCATGGGTGCAGGCCGGCGGCGGCCTGATGATCCTGCCTGGCGACCAGGTCGACGAACGCGATTTCAATAAGCACTTTGCCGAAGGGGCTGATCCGTTATCGCCTTTGCGGTTGATGCGCCTGGCGGGGGATGAAACGGCGGCTGTCTGGTCGCAACTGCAGGTCGACGCACCGCAGCATCCGGCCTTGAAAGAGTTCGGCGGTCAGAACAACCCGCTCATCGACAGTGTGAAAATCTTCCGCTGGTGGAAGACCGAAGTCGCAGTCCCGTCGGACACCGCTGCTGCCGACGCCCCGCCCGTTGATCCCCAACCGGTCGCCGCCGCCGATGACGCGACCGTCGCACAAGGAGCCGCGGTGGTGCTGGCCCGCGTGGGCGAAGAAGGAGATGTCACTCCGGCGATCGCCGAAAAACGTTTCGGCCGCGGACGGGTCGCCATGATGGCGATGCCTGCTGACGCCGACTGGAGCGACTGGGCCAGCTATCCCAGTTTCCTGATCGCCATGCAGGAGTTCACTCAATACCTGGCTGACGACGCCGGCGTCCGTCGGGAGTTGGCCGTGGGAGAAACGTTGCGGCAAACGATCGATCTGACCCGCTCCCAACGGATCGGAACCTTGACGCTGCCCGGCGGAGCCCAGGCCAGCATTCAGGCCGAGGAGTCCGCTGGCCGGCCGGCGCCCGCGGGAGAATCGCCCGATTCGCAAGAGAACGCGGCCGACGACACGCCCTCTGCTGCCAGAGAAAATGAGGCCGATATTCAGGCGCCATCGGTCCCGTTATGGGAGATTGTTTACGATGCGGTCGACCAGCGAGGCTACTACGAACTGCGCCTGCCGCAGAACCAGGGCGGCGAGCAAAGCTATCTGTTTGCAGCTAACGTTGATCCGACGGAAAGCGACCTGCGACGGGTCGATCTGGTGCAACTGGAGCAGCAACTGGATCACCCTCGCATCGTCCTGCTGGCCGCCGGTGGGGCCAGCCAAACGGCAGTCTCCGGGAAACAGAACGAATGGTGGCGAAGAACCCTTTATTTGCTACTGGGCGTGCTCTTTGCCGAGCAGGGGCTCGCCTGGTTTTTTGGGCGCCGCCGTTAG
- a CDS encoding AAA family ATPase — protein MTLERPRMPGGEGSDPAAAPLSDDDLQALEQLKQAHRALRAELAKVIVGQDEVIEQLLIAIFAQGHCLLEGVPGLAKTLMVSTLAQSLKLGFKRVQFTPDLMPSDITGTEVIQENKSSGERSFKFLSGPIFSNIVLADEVNRTPPKTQAALLEAMQERQVTIGGVRHALPSPFFVLATQNPIEQEGTYTLPEAQQDRFMFKVFVKYPSYDEEYAIAQSTTSEFTPNVSEVLSGEEILRLQRLVRRVPAAPHVIHYALRLVRATRVNEGDTPAFINESVSWGAGPRGMQYLLLGGKARAMLEGRNFVSCDDIKAVAHPVLRHRVITNFNAESQGITPDHVIDRLLQEIPARRPDDDVAPALQRAFG, from the coding sequence ATGACACTGGAAAGGCCTCGCATGCCCGGCGGCGAAGGTTCGGACCCCGCAGCGGCGCCGCTGAGCGACGACGATCTGCAGGCGCTGGAGCAGTTGAAGCAGGCCCATCGGGCGTTAAGGGCGGAGCTGGCCAAGGTCATCGTCGGGCAGGACGAAGTGATTGAACAGCTGCTGATTGCGATCTTCGCCCAGGGGCATTGCCTGCTGGAAGGCGTTCCGGGCCTCGCGAAAACCCTGATGGTCAGTACGTTGGCGCAGAGCCTGAAGCTGGGATTCAAACGGGTGCAGTTCACGCCCGACCTGATGCCTTCGGACATTACCGGCACGGAAGTGATCCAGGAGAACAAGTCCAGCGGCGAGCGGTCGTTCAAGTTTCTCAGCGGGCCGATCTTCTCCAACATTGTGCTGGCGGACGAAGTCAACCGCACGCCGCCCAAAACGCAGGCCGCTCTGCTGGAAGCGATGCAGGAACGCCAGGTCACCATCGGCGGCGTGCGGCACGCGCTGCCCTCGCCGTTTTTCGTGCTGGCGACGCAGAACCCGATCGAACAGGAAGGCACCTACACCCTGCCGGAAGCGCAGCAGGATCGCTTCATGTTCAAGGTGTTCGTCAAGTATCCGTCGTACGACGAAGAGTACGCCATTGCCCAGTCCACCACCTCGGAGTTCACGCCGAACGTCAGCGAGGTGCTTTCCGGCGAAGAAATCCTCCGCCTGCAGCGACTGGTGCGACGCGTGCCGGCCGCCCCACATGTGATCCACTATGCCCTGCGCCTGGTTCGCGCCACACGCGTCAACGAAGGCGACACGCCGGCATTCATCAACGAGAGCGTCAGCTGGGGCGCGGGTCCCCGCGGCATGCAATACCTGTTGCTGGGCGGCAAAGCCCGGGCCATGCTGGAAGGTCGGAACTTTGTCAGCTGCGACGATATCAAAGCGGTCGCCCATCCGGTGTTGCGGCATCGGGTGATCACCAACTTCAACGCCGAGTCGCAAGGCATTACGCCCGACCACGTGATCGACCGTTTGCTGCAGGAGATCCCGGCCCGTCGACCCGACGACGACGTGGCCCCGGCGTTGCAACGGGCCTTTGGTTAA
- a CDS encoding DUF58 domain-containing protein, which translates to MSPGHSQYLDPKTLDRIKRLDVRARLVVEGFLTGQHRSPYNGFAVEFASHREYAPGDDIRHIDWKVWSKTDRLYIKEYEEETNLRCTVLLDASRSMRYGGDQGWSKFDYAATTAASLAYLMHHQQDAVGLSVFNSEVRLQMPPSSHPTHLKQLLHELEQVQVDEQTDVAAVFPLLASQLRRRGMVVLISDLFVDMQVFTEMIKQLRLAGHETVVMQVLHNDELTFPFQENTQFRGLEVDTQLNAEPRALRRSYLEAMDRFLVEVRRLCASADVDHVLLNTKDPLDAALAGYLSFRQKIRRRARR; encoded by the coding sequence ATGTCTCCCGGCCACTCGCAGTATCTCGACCCGAAAACGCTCGACCGGATCAAGCGGCTCGATGTGCGTGCGCGGCTGGTCGTGGAGGGGTTCCTGACGGGCCAGCATCGCAGTCCGTACAACGGCTTTGCGGTCGAGTTCGCCAGCCACCGGGAGTACGCGCCCGGCGACGATATTCGGCATATTGATTGGAAGGTCTGGTCCAAAACGGATCGCCTTTATATTAAAGAGTACGAAGAAGAGACCAACCTCCGCTGCACCGTGCTGCTAGACGCCAGTCGCTCCATGCGCTACGGCGGCGACCAGGGCTGGAGCAAGTTCGACTACGCGGCGACGACCGCCGCCAGCCTGGCCTACCTGATGCATCATCAGCAGGACGCCGTGGGCCTGTCGGTTTTCAACAGCGAAGTGCGCCTGCAGATGCCGCCCAGTTCGCACCCGACGCATCTCAAACAGCTGCTGCACGAGCTAGAGCAGGTTCAGGTCGACGAACAGACCGATGTCGCCGCCGTGTTCCCGCTGCTGGCTTCGCAACTCCGCCGGCGGGGCATGGTCGTGCTGATCTCCGACCTGTTTGTCGATATGCAGGTGTTCACAGAGATGATCAAACAGCTGCGACTGGCGGGGCACGAGACCGTTGTCATGCAGGTGCTGCATAACGATGAGCTGACCTTTCCGTTCCAGGAGAACACGCAGTTTCGCGGGCTTGAGGTTGATACCCAGCTGAACGCTGAGCCGCGTGCGTTGCGCCGATCTTACCTGGAAGCGATGGACCGGTTCCTGGTCGAAGTACGCCGGTTGTGCGCCTCGGCCGACGTCGACCATGTGCTGCTGAATACGAAGGACCCGCTCGATGCGGCCTTGGCGGGCTATTTGAGTTTTCGCCAGAAAATCCGCCGCCGCGCCCGACGGTAA